From the Aquitalea magnusonii genome, one window contains:
- a CDS encoding GNAT family N-acetyltransferase, which yields MQLDISHDPARLDRAMILHFLSTQAHWAGGMDAALLEKAIRHSLIIAAYHQDRQIGFARVITDYASFAYLSDVFVLPDWRGHGVGQAMIRAAITHPELQQLRRFLLVSRDARSFYRRLGFAPLQHGERYMELRRAAQAAAGWRWPFGRRSRPATAQAA from the coding sequence ATGCAGCTGGATATCTCGCACGACCCGGCACGGCTGGACCGCGCCATGATTCTGCACTTCCTTAGCACCCAGGCTCACTGGGCTGGCGGCATGGATGCGGCACTGCTGGAAAAGGCGATACGGCATTCATTGATCATCGCCGCCTATCATCAGGACCGGCAGATCGGTTTTGCCCGGGTGATTACCGACTATGCCAGTTTTGCCTATTTGTCTGACGTCTTCGTGCTGCCCGACTGGCGCGGCCATGGCGTGGGACAGGCCATGATCAGGGCCGCCATCACCCACCCCGAGCTGCAGCAATTGCGCCGCTTCCTGCTGGTATCGCGTGATGCGCGCAGCTTTTACCGTCGACTGGGCTTCGCGCCCTTGCAGCATGGTGAACGCTATATGGAACTGCGGCGGGCAGCACAGGCCGCCGCGGGATGGCGCTGGCCGTTTGGCCGCCGCAGCCGCCCGGCCACCGCACAGGCGGCCTGA
- the cobS gene encoding adenosylcobinamide-GDP ribazoletransferase has translation MKPASNAPSARWWQGLILAIQFLTRLPTPQLRSFHPEWLAASARWFAPVGLLLGSLLYLAVWLGSRHDPWLGALLGLLLWIAITGGLHLDGLADLSDAMGAAHRSRERFFEVLKDPHLGSFGVIALICAIISKLVLLMLLAKQPAQWASLLLIPAWARLFALFWSATLPALAPGSGERVAGQAQWPLQLISLLALLGLSAWLAPPLLLAPLAALLWRGWLKRKLGGMTGDCLGAGIEVCEILLLGLSLLPIAV, from the coding sequence ATGAAACCGGCCAGCAACGCGCCATCTGCACGCTGGTGGCAGGGCCTGATCCTGGCCATCCAGTTTCTCACCCGGCTGCCTACCCCGCAGCTGCGTAGCTTCCACCCGGAGTGGCTGGCAGCCAGCGCGCGCTGGTTTGCCCCGGTTGGTTTGTTGCTGGGCAGCCTGCTGTACTTGGCCGTATGGCTGGGTAGCCGGCATGATCCCTGGCTTGGCGCATTGCTCGGGCTGCTGCTGTGGATTGCCATCACCGGCGGGCTGCACCTGGACGGCCTGGCCGACCTGAGCGATGCCATGGGGGCTGCGCATCGCTCGCGTGAGCGCTTTTTCGAGGTACTGAAAGACCCGCACCTGGGCAGTTTTGGCGTGATCGCACTGATCTGCGCCATCATCAGCAAGCTGGTATTACTGATGTTGCTGGCCAAACAGCCCGCGCAGTGGGCCAGCCTGCTGCTGATCCCGGCCTGGGCACGGCTATTTGCGCTGTTCTGGTCTGCCACCCTGCCCGCGCTGGCCCCCGGTAGCGGTGAGCGCGTTGCCGGACAAGCACAATGGCCGCTTCAGCTCATTAGCCTGCTGGCCTTGCTGGGGCTGTCTGCCTGGCTGGCTCCCCCGCTGCTGCTGGCCCCGCTGGCCGCGCTGCTGTGGCGTGGCTGGCTCAAGCGCAAGCTGGGCGGCATGACCGGCGATTGCCTGGGCGCCGGCATCGAGGTATGTGAAATCCTGCTGCTGGGACTGTCCTTGCTGCCCATCGCGGTGTGA